The Saccharolobus shibatae B12 genomic interval TCAACAGCTTTACTAACAACAGTACGAAAGCCGACAACCATTCTATCTTTCTGTAATCTATTACTATATAATACGATTATTGAACAACTGCTCCTTATCCTAGTTAATTCGTTTTTGATGGTACTGCCTACATCATCGTTACTAATTGGTAATATAACAAGGACGTCACTTACATCTTTAGGCAGTATGAGATTAAAGAACTTCGTATAATCAGAAATTATCCTTAAGCTATAACTTTTAAGGTTGAAAATTTCTCTGCTTCTCGCTACAGTCATAATGAAGTCTTCGAGGTTTCCAGTATCGGCAGAATTAGCTAGCATAACTCCTTACCTTTGAATGTAAATATTTACATTTGGCCTTTTAAAGTTTATATGTATATGGCACTTTTTATGCTCTATACAAGAGTTATAGCGTAATACAGTATTTAGGTCTAATTATAGTGGCATTCCTAAAAAGATTTTTAAATCTTTTCACAAACATCATATGCTTCTCTGATCAAATCCTCTGCTAGGCTCTTATCTATTTTAGTTGAATATCTATAATTTTCATGAATTACATGAACTTCCATATCAGTGCTTTTCTCGCCCTCAAGATCAAATGTTAAATATTGGACTGTGGAGAACTCTCTACCTTGTTCCCTTCCTCCTTCTGGCATTCCTTGAATTAGCTTGTTTCCTACCTTTAGAAATATTGAATTATATATTCCTCTCAGATTATCGTAGACCCAATCCAAGTCCTTAAAGTCATAGGAATGAATATAAAGAGACGCCTTTATCTTACCATCGCATGGAAGCAATGTTGAGTAAATTCTTATTTCTTCTAGTATATCCTCCTTCTTTCCCTTCTTATCTAGATATACCATCTCTTGAATCTGTTGAAGCACTGTATCCCTATTTTCAAACAATAACGTCAATCTATCTCC includes:
- a CDS encoding DUF4898 domain-containing protein; protein product: MLANSADTGNLEDFIMTVARSREIFNLKSYSLRIISDYTKFFNLILPKDVSDVLVILPISNDDVGSTIKNELTRIRSSCSIIVLYSNRLQKDRMVVGFRTVVSKAVDSEIDSNKNNMISKHLEPLGSKTHLNLYSLGITF
- a CDS encoding DUF3501 family protein encodes the protein MVKITLQDILPWETYEKVRMDRIRRIIEIKNKRRIELGDRLTLLFENRDTVLQQIQEMVYLDKKGKKEDILEEIRIYSTLLPCDGKIKASLYIHSYDFKDLDWVYDNLRGIYNSIFLKVGNKLIQGMPEGGREQGREFSTVQYLTFDLEGEKSTDMEVHVIHENYRYSTKIDKSLAEDLIREAYDVCEKI